Proteins found in one Zea mays cultivar B73 chromosome 1, Zm-B73-REFERENCE-NAM-5.0, whole genome shotgun sequence genomic segment:
- the LOC100274636 gene encoding uncharacterized protein LOC100274636 isoform 2 (isoform 2 is encoded by transcript variant 2), with translation MSEALEKDKEIDEEEEEYVLLELDNCLYSDMSPGAPFVLSGLDTLTPTLIIGDSLKMIGEYEETIGTCYLFSETEAEPKPTSNEMAPSEENTDKQVSSSKEAPSKEVNHLASVQKILKFRPINAEHSQHRAYQHKDKEF, from the exons ATGTCAGAAGCACTCGAGAAAGATAAAGAAATTGATGAAGAGGAAGAGGAGTATGTATTGCTAGAGTTGGACAATTGTCTTTATTCAGACATGTCGCCAGGTGCTCCGTTCGTACTCTCC GGTTTGGATACATTGACGCCTACCTTGATAATAGGTGACAGTCTTAAGATG ATCGGAGAATATGAAGAAACTATTGGCACCTGCTATCTATTCTCTGAAACTG AAGCTGAACCGAAACCTACAAGTAATGAGATGGCACCTTCTGAAGAAAACACAGACAAACAAGTTAGCAGCAGTAAGGAAGCGCCGTCGAAGGAGGTGAACCATCTCGCCAGCGTTCAAAAGATCCTCAAATTTCGGCCAATCAATGCGGAGCATTCGCAGCatcgagcatatcagcacaaggacaAGGAATTCTAG
- the LOC100274636 gene encoding uncharacterized protein LOC100274636 isoform 1 (isoform 1 is encoded by transcript variant 1), producing the protein MSEALEKDKEIDEEEEEYVLLELDNCLYSDMSPGAPFVLSIGEYEETIGTCYLFSETEAEPKPTSNEMAPSEENTDKQVSSSKEAPSKEVNHLASVQKILKFRPINAEHSQHRAYQHKDKEF; encoded by the exons ATGTCAGAAGCACTCGAGAAAGATAAAGAAATTGATGAAGAGGAAGAGGAGTATGTATTGCTAGAGTTGGACAATTGTCTTTATTCAGACATGTCGCCAGGTGCTCCGTTCGTACTCTCC ATCGGAGAATATGAAGAAACTATTGGCACCTGCTATCTATTCTCTGAAACTG AAGCTGAACCGAAACCTACAAGTAATGAGATGGCACCTTCTGAAGAAAACACAGACAAACAAGTTAGCAGCAGTAAGGAAGCGCCGTCGAAGGAGGTGAACCATCTCGCCAGCGTTCAAAAGATCCTCAAATTTCGGCCAATCAATGCGGAGCATTCGCAGCatcgagcatatcagcacaaggacaAGGAATTCTAG
- the LOC103631020 gene encoding THO complex subunit 7B yields MLAKGRRLAGRGGEMSAHYPFGPQDDDAIIKHRLLTRTTTTRGEPPLKKLQKKFMSFATEIEKDADNITDCERLYKAFLHEINTFELPLLKSKAVVDANIREKESFNELQVEIERQILQAKTDIEVLKKQLEQSKIERQHKEECEAIRKLICLQPPRSETEKLIADLEKEIADLEDENVACTRTLELRKKQFALLLHVVEELKISIEDEQKSIADELRAITGEQKMSTGEGSVGASDSMVVD; encoded by the exons ATGCTTGCCAAAGGGAGGAGGTTAGCTGGAAGGGGTGGAGAAATGTCTGCACATTATCCATTTGGACCACAGGACGATGATGCAATTATTAAACACAGGCTTCTGACTAGGACGACGACCACTAGGGGTGAACCACCACTAAAGAAGCTTCAGAAGAAGTTCATGTCCTTTGCCACTGAGATCGAGAAGGATGCAGATAACATAACTGACTGCGAAAGACTGTACAAGGCCTTTCTACATGAAATTAACACCTTTGAGCTACCTCTTCTGAAAAGCAAGGCTGTGGTTGATGCAAACATCAGGGAGAAGGAAAGCTTTAATGAGCTGCAGGTTGAGATTGAGCGACAGATTTTGCAAGCTAAAACTGATATTGAGGTCCTTAAGAAGCAACTTGAGCAGAGCAAGATCGAGAGGCAGCACAAAGAAGAGTGTGAAGCCATCAGGAAGCTGATCTGTTTGCAGCCTCCACGGTCAGAAACTGAAAAACTCATTGCAGATCTTGAGAAGGAAATAGCTGATTTGGAGGATGAGAATGTAGCATGCACAAGGACTTTGGAACTGAGGAAGAAGCAGTTTGCTCTTCTTCTACATGTG GTTGAGGAATTGAAGATCTCCATTGAAGATGAGCAAAAGAGTATAGCAGATGAGCTGAGAGCCATCACTGGAGAGCAGAAGATGAGCACAGGAGAAGGGAGTGTCGGCGCTTCAGATTCCATGGTGGTTGACTAA